DNA from Streptomyces sp. NBC_01476:
AGGGCCGCGGCGGCCTTCTCGATCCCGGGCAGCAGCTTGTCCATCGGCAGCAGGACGCCGATCAGCCCGGTGGAGGCGATGGCGATCTCGCCGGCGCTGTGGCCCAGCACCTCGGCGGCCTTCTCGGCGGTGGCGTGCGTGTCCTGGAAGCCCTTCGGACCGGTGCAGGCATTGGCGCCACCGGAGTTGAGGACGACGGCGGTCACCTCGCCGCCCTTGACGACCTGCTGCGACCAGAGCACGGGGGCGGCCTTCACGCGGTTGGACGTGAAGACACCGGCCGCGGCGCGGCGCGGTCCGGTGTTGACCACGAGGGCCAGGTCCGGGTTGCCGCTCGCCTTGATCCCGGCGGCGATGCCCGCGGCCGTGAACCCCTTCGCTGCCGTCACGCTCACCTTGACTCCTTTGTCGCGTTCTTCGCGCTCTTCTTGGTCGCGCTCTTCGCGTTCCCCGCGTCCGTGCCCGCCCGGCAGGAAGCCGCGGCCGGCGCCGTCCGCCGCGCGGCGGCCTCGCGTACGTCGGTCACGGAGCGACGCCGATCGTGGAAAGTCCCGTCGCCTCGGGCAGCCCGAGGGCGATGTTCATGCTCTGCACCGCGCCGCCCGCGGTGCCCTTGGTCAGGTTGTCGATGGCGCTGACGACGATCACCCGGCCCGCGAACTCGTCGTAGGCGACCTGGAGTTGGGTGGCGTTCGAGCCGTGCACCGCGGCGGTGGTGGGCCACTGGCCGGCGGGCAGCAGGTGGACGAACGGCTCGTCGCCGTACGCCTTCTCGTACGCCGTCCGTACGTCGTCGGCCGTGATGCCCGGCGTCGCCTTCGCGCTGCAGGTGGCGAGGATGCCGCGGGACATGGGCGCGAGCGTCGGGGTGAAGGAGACGTTCACCGGCACGCCGGCCGCCGCGCTGAGGTTCTGGATCATCTCGGGGGTGTGCCGGTGGCCGCCGCCCACGCCGTACGGGCTCATCGAGCCCATCACCTCGGAGCCGAGCAGGTGCGGCTTGGGGGATTTGCCGGCGCCGGAGGTGCCGGACGCGGCGACGATCACCGCTTCGGGTTCGACCAGGGCGGCGGCATAGGCGGGGGCCAGCGCGAGCGAGACGGCGGTGGGGTAGCAGCCGGGGACCGCGATGCGCTTGGACCCCTCCAGCGCGGCGCGGCCGCCCGGCAGCTCGGGCAGCCCGTACGGCCAGGTGCCCGCGTGCGGCGATCCGTAGAACCGCTCCCAGTCCGCCGGGTCCTTCAGCCGGAAGTCGGCGCCCATGTCCACGACCAGCACGTCCGGGCCCAACTGCTCGGCGACGGCGGCCGACTGGCCGTGCGGCAGGGCGAGGAAGACCACGTCGTGCCCGTCGAGCACCTCGGCGGTGGTCTCCTGGAGCACCCGTCCGGCGAGCGGCAGGAGATGCGGCTGCAGCGTCCCGAGCGGCTGCCCGGCGCTGGCGTTCCCGGTCACCGCCCCGATCTCCACCGCGGGGTGCCCGAGCAGCAGCCTGAGCGCCTCTCCTCCGGCATACCCACTGGCCCCGGCCACCGCCACCCGCACCGCCATCGCTCCACTCCTCCATGCTCGACAGCATGACTATACGGTCGCTTGCACTTTTATGCAATGCCCGTATCGGAGCGGCGGGGGCGGCGGTGGTCAGGCTTTGGTGGCGCGGAGGATGACGAATTTGGGGTCGGAGGCGACGACCTCGCAGCTGCCGAAGAGACGGCGCAGGCGCAGGTGGTAGGGCAGGTGGCGGTTGGCCACCACAACCAGGGTGCCGCCGGGGCGCAGGGCGGCGTGGGCGGTGGCGAACATGTGCCGGGCCGCGGTCTCGGTGGTGGCGCGGTGGGAGTGGAAGGGCGGGTTGTTCAGGATCAGGTCGACGCTCTCCGGCGGGACCGCGGTGAGGGCGTCGGCGACCTGGAACTCGGCCTTGGTGGCCGGGTCCGCGTTGGCGCGGAACGTCGCCTCGGCGGAGGCGACCGCCTGGTGCGACTCGTCGGTGAAGAGCACCTCGCAGGCCGGGTTGGCCAGCGCCGCGGCCGTACCGACGACGCCGTTCCCGCAGCCGAGGTCGACCACCCGGTCCTGGCCGCCGCGCTCGGGCAGGTGCTGGAGCAGGAAGCGGGTGCCGATGTCGAGGCGGTCGGCACAGAAGACGCCGGCGTGGTTGGTGACGGTACGGCCGGAGACCGCGCCGACACCCTCCGGGAGCGCGTACCGCAGCGGCCACGGGTTCGGGCCGCGCGCGGTGATCTCCGGGGTCGGCGTGCAGAAGATCAGCCGCGCCTTGCGGACCGCCCGGGAGGTGCGGGTCGGACCGAGGATCCGTTCGAAGAGCCGCAGCGTCGAGGTGTGGATCTCGGTGACCATGCCGGTGCCGACCACCAGGGTGTCCGGGCGGACGGCGGGCGCCAGCCGGTGCAGCTGGTCCTCCAGCAGCGCGAGGCTTTTGGGCACCCGGATCAGCAGCAGGTCGATCCGCTCCGGCGGGGTGTCCTGGGTGGACAGCAGCCGCAGCCGCGCCTGCGGGGCGTTGCGCCGCAGGTTCGCCCGAGTGGCCTGCTGGGCCAGGAAGGAGTCCGAGATCTGGGTGGGCCCCCACGGGGCCAGCGCGGTCGCCAAGGCGCCCCAGCGGTCGCCCACCACCACGATCTCGCCGTCCCGGGTGAGCCCCTCCTCCGCGAGGTGCCGCAGCAGATAGTCGTCGGCGGCATCCCACGCCCGCAGTTGCTCCCGCGGTTCGGCCGGGAATCGGGTCAGGTCGAGGTCGCCCCAGGGCGCGTTGAATCGGTACATCGTGCCTGCAAGCGTAGGGCCTGCGCGGCCGGCGCGGTGTGGGCCGCCGGGCGGGGGCGCCGGGGGGCGGTGGCGTGGTGCCGTGGGGGTGCGTCGCCGGCCGGCGGTCCGGGGGGTGCGTCGCTGGGCTGCGGACGTGCGGGCCGGGCGGGGCCGGGCCGGGCCGGGCCGCGGGCATACGGGCGCTGGGCCGGGCTGAGCCGGGCGGGGCCGGGGACATGCGGGTCGGGCCGGGCCGGACCGCGGGCATACGGAGACGGTCCGGGCGGGGCCGGGTGCTTACGGGGCCGGGCGCCGGCATGCGGCGGGGCCCGGAGGCATGTCCAGCCTCCGGGCCCCTGAGAATGCCGCTTCCGTGCACACGCCGGCACACTTGAGGCCGCGGGTCAGTCTG
Protein-coding regions in this window:
- the argC gene encoding N-acetyl-gamma-glutamyl-phosphate reductase, which gives rise to MAVRVAVAGASGYAGGEALRLLLGHPAVEIGAVTGNASAGQPLGTLQPHLLPLAGRVLQETTAEVLDGHDVVFLALPHGQSAAVAEQLGPDVLVVDMGADFRLKDPADWERFYGSPHAGTWPYGLPELPGGRAALEGSKRIAVPGCYPTAVSLALAPAYAAALVEPEAVIVAASGTSGAGKSPKPHLLGSEVMGSMSPYGVGGGHRHTPEMIQNLSAAAGVPVNVSFTPTLAPMSRGILATCSAKATPGITADDVRTAYEKAYGDEPFVHLLPAGQWPTTAAVHGSNATQLQVAYDEFAGRVIVVSAIDNLTKGTAGGAVQSMNIALGLPEATGLSTIGVAP
- a CDS encoding methyltransferase, whose protein sequence is MYRFNAPWGDLDLTRFPAEPREQLRAWDAADDYLLRHLAEEGLTRDGEIVVVGDRWGALATALAPWGPTQISDSFLAQQATRANLRRNAPQARLRLLSTQDTPPERIDLLLIRVPKSLALLEDQLHRLAPAVRPDTLVVGTGMVTEIHTSTLRLFERILGPTRTSRAVRKARLIFCTPTPEITARGPNPWPLRYALPEGVGAVSGRTVTNHAGVFCADRLDIGTRFLLQHLPERGGQDRVVDLGCGNGVVGTAAALANPACEVLFTDESHQAVASAEATFRANADPATKAEFQVADALTAVPPESVDLILNNPPFHSHRATTETAARHMFATAHAALRPGGTLVVVANRHLPYHLRLRRLFGSCEVVASDPKFVILRATKA